The genomic DNA TGATCAACAAACTTATTTCCGGCATCCCAAACTTTTTTGACGAGGTCCAATTGAGTATCTAAGTCACTATTATTATTCAGTTGTTTACGCTTCTCGTTGTATTGATGATTCAAACGCTCTAATTCGGATTTTTCCTTATTAAGTTTGGAATGCGAAGACCGGATCCAAAGTGAATATTCCCCCATCGTTTTTGTAATTTGTTCAATTTGATTGTCCTCTTCTCTGTAGTCTTCGGCCTCCGGAGCATGATCTAATTCTGTATTTAGCTTTTCTATTTCCTGTTCATAATTTTGCTTCTCCTCAATTAGGCCATGCACATTAAGGTTATTTGAGTTTACCGATTCAATCGTTTTTTTATCTTTCTCATTTAAATCATGTAATAACTCTACAGGTGCCGGTTCTTCGTAGTTTTGAATATTATTTAGGTCTGCCCAAACTTTTTTACCATGTTGATATAAGAGATCTTTTTGTTTGTTATTCAATCCAATTTTGTCCATTTCACCAAACATATTTTCCATAAATTCATCAAACTGTTGAAAATTTAACGTCATACGTTGTTTTTTCATTTTGTATTCAAACTCTTGTTTTATTCTTTTCTGAACCTCCTCAATGATTGGCATAATAATTAAGATAGGCAGCGATTCTTTAGCATAAGATTCAAGTTTTTTATCAGCTTGCTTAAGTTTTTCTTCAAACCTAGTAATCTTTTTACTAATTGAACTTTTTGTGTTATAGTAATTATCTATTTTCTTCTGCTTGACTTTCTTAAGTCTTTCCTGCTCTTCAACTCCGGCTTTATATTTATTTTGTAAAGTGCTTATTTTTTTCTTTATCTGTTGAATGTCATCTTCTAATTCCTCTTTCTGTTTTGCTATTTTCTGAATTTCCTCTGAAGATACTTGTCGATTATACTCCCTTTCCAAGTGCATTTTTGCCTCGTTAATATCTTTAACCGATTTCTTATAAAACTCTAAAGCTATAATTTTTTGAATGGATTTCTTTAAAGTATTATCTTCTTGTTTATCGACCATTTCCTGAATTTTTTCACCATCAAATAAGAAAAAAGACGATACATCATAAGGAATATTTTTATTAACAAAGTCTTGTATATCGGATTCAGTTAGACGCACATGTTTATTTGAACCACTCATACTTCTTTCCATCATAGAGAAATTTTGATTGGAATCATAATAAAGTGTTGCAGAAATTGTATAGAAAACCCCGTTAGTTTCAATTGTTAAGCTTAACGTTGCCGTGTTGCCATTGTTATGATAATGATAATTATTTAAAGTCCCATTCATACTTTTTTTAAATTCACTT from Tuberibacillus sp. Marseille-P3662 includes the following:
- the dndD gene encoding DNA sulfur modification protein DndD, with the protein product MRFVKLALENFRVFSGQQTVYFGKESEADSSIVLVGGLNGTGKTSILTAVQIILYGKGNLTESEFKKSMNGTLNNYHYHNNGNTATLSLTIETNGVFYTISATLYYDSNQNFSMMERSMSGSNKHVRLTESDIQDFVNKNIPYDVSSFFLFDGEKIQEMVDKQEDNTLKKSIQKIIALEFYKKSVKDINEAKMHLEREYNRQVSSEEIQKIAKQKEELEDDIQQIKKKISTLQNKYKAGVEEQERLKKVKQKKIDNYYNTKSSISKKITRFEEKLKQADKKLESYAKESLPILIIMPIIEEVQKRIKQEFEYKMKKQRMTLNFQQFDEFMENMFGEMDKIGLNNKQKDLLYQHGKKVWADLNNIQNYEEPAPVELLHDLNEKDKKTIESVNSNNLNVHGLIEEKQNYEQEIEKLNTELDHAPEAEDYREEDNQIEQITKTMGEYSLWIRSSHSKLNKEKSELERLNHQYNEKRKQLNNNSDLDTQLDLVKKVWDAGNKFVDQVTTFKARCIKEDFEKIIHKLLRKTDDFSKIEFDIQTYSINIYNHNGTLVQLQNRSAGEKQIIALSLIWALTKNAAIDLPYIIDTPLGRLDSIHRKNLVEHFFPQLSDQVIILSTDTEVNEEFNKSMMEHVQSSYRLEYDEGTKCTAIQEGYFKFNKEGRR